One genomic segment of Theobroma cacao cultivar B97-61/B2 chromosome 6, Criollo_cocoa_genome_V2, whole genome shotgun sequence includes these proteins:
- the LOC18595729 gene encoding metallothiol transferase FosB produces MKENVDNPLHLKSLNHVSLVCRSVEESINFYQNILGFVPIRRPGSFDFNGAWLFGYGIGIHLLQSEDPDNMPKKKKINPKDNHISFQCESMGAVEKKLKEMELEYVRAMVEEGGIYVEQLFFHDPDGFMIEICNCDNLPVIPLAGEMVRSCSRLNLQMLQHQQIQRVVQQ; encoded by the exons atgaaggaAAATGTGGACAACCCTCTTCACCTTAAATCTTTGAACCATGTCTCCCTCGTGTGTAGATCAGTTGAGGAATCCATCAATTTCTATCAGAATATTCTTGGTTTTGTTCCAATCAGGAGGCCTGGATCATTTGACTTCAATGGCGCTTG GTTGTTTGGGTATGGGATTGGGATTCATCTTCTGCAATCTGAGGATCCAGATAACAtgccaaagaaaaagaaaatcaatccCAAGGACAACCACATTTCTTTCCAG TGTGAGAGCATGGGGGCAGTGGAGAAGAAGCTGAAGGAGATGGAACTGGAGTACGTTCGGGCAATGGTGGAAGAAGGTGGGATCTATGTTGAACAGCTGTTCTTCCATGATCCAGATGGGTTCATGATTGAGATATGCAACTGTGATAACCTACCTGTGATCCCCCTGGCAGGTGAGATGGTTCGATCATGCTCTCGACTCAATCTGCAAATGCTGCAGCA